From Granulimonas faecalis:
TACTTCGCCTCCTACACCATCGTGTCCACGAGCGGCACCGTGATGAACGTCGGCCAGTTCTCGTCGCTGTTCACCTACGGCTTCATGATCCTCATGAGCCTCATGATGTTCTCCATGATCTTCGCCATGATCGCCATGTCCATGGAGAGCGCCCGCCGCATCGACGAGGTGCTCCAGGCCGAGACCACCATCCACGACCCGGCAGACCCCGTCCGCGAGGTGGCCGACGGCTCCATCGACTTCGACGGCGTCGACTTCTCCTATTCCGAAAGCAGCGAGCTCCCCGCCCTCCACGGCATCGACCTGCACATCGGGAGCGGCGAGACCATCGGCATCATCGGCGGCACCGGCTCCGCCAAGTCCACCCTCGTGCAGCTGATCCCGCGCCTCTACGACGTCACGGAGGGCACGCTCAAGGTGGGCGGCGTCGACGTGCGCGACTACGACCTCGACACCCTGCGCCACGCCGTGTCCATGGTGCTCCAGAAGAACGTGCTGTTCAGCGGCACCATCGCCGACAACCTGCGCTGGGGCAACCCCGACGCCACCATGGACCAGGTGATCGAGGCCTGCCGCCTGGCCCAGGCCGACGAGTTCGTGGAGCGCTTCCCCGACGGCTACGACACCTACATCGAGCAGGGCGGCACCAACGTCTCCGGCGGCCAGAAGCAGCGCCTCTGCATCGCCCGGGCGCTGCTCGCCCGGCCCAAGGTCCTCATCCTCGACGACTCCACGAGCGCCGTGGACACCAAGACCGACGCCCTCATCCGCGAGGGCTTCAAGAGTTTCATCCCCGAGACCACCAAGATCATCATCGCCCAGCGCACCAGCTCGGTTAAGGACGCCGACCGCATCGTGGTCATGGACCGGGGCACCATCGCCGACGTGGGCACCCACGAGGAGCTGCTGCGCCGCTCCCCCATCTACCGCGAGGTGTACATGTCGCAGAACAAGCAGTCCCACGACGAGAAGATCGAGGACATCGACCGAAAGGAGGCCAAGCGTGGCTAAGCAGACCATGCAGGCGAAGCGCCCCGGCGTCAAACCGGCGGTCATCCTGCGCGTGTTCAAGTCGCTGTTCCGGTTCTATCCCGTGCTCATGCCCATCGTGTTCGTGTGCCTGCTCATCAACGCACTCACCAACGCGGCCCCGGCCATCTTCATGCAGCAGGCCCTGGCCGTGGTGGGGCGCTGCTGGCCAACCGGGGACTGGGAGTCCGCCGCGGGCCCCATCGGCCAGATCACCCTCTCCCTGGCCGGCATCTACCTCGTGGGCCTCGTCGCCAACTTCACCTGGAACCGCCTCATGGCCATCATCTGCCAGGGCAGCCTCGAGAAGTTCCGCGAGGAGATGTTCGACCACATGGAGACCCTGCCCATCCGCTACTTCGACACCCACGCCCACGGCGACATCATGTCGTTCTACACCAACGACATCGACGCCCTGCGCCAGATGATCTCCCAGTCGCTGCCCCAGATCACCATGACCTGCCTGGTGCTCGTCTCGGTCTTCTTCATCATGCTGTGGTACTCGCTGTGGATGACCATCGTCGTGGTGGCGGGCACCGCCCTGATGGCCCTGTCCTCCAAGGCCCTCGCCGGGCGCTCCGCCCGGTTCTTCCTGGCCCAGCAGCGCGCCATCGCCGCCGTCGAGGGCCACGTGGAGGAGATCATGAACGGCGAGCGCGTGGTGCAGGTCTTCTGCCACCAGCGCGAGTGCGAGGCCGACTTCGACCAGTACAACGAGCGCCTCTTCGACGCGAGCCGCAAGGCCAACACGTTCGCCAACATCCTCGCCCCCATCCTCATGAACATGGGCAACGTCATCTACGTGGTGGTGGCCGTGGTGGCCGGCATCCTCCTGGCCCTCGACGTGCCCAGCGTCTCCATCTCGGGGTCGGCCTTCACCATCGCCATCGCCGTGCCCTTCCTCAACATGACCAAGCAGTTCGCCGGCCAGATCGGCCAGATCTCCCAACAGGTGAACCCCGTGGTCATGGGTATGGCCGGCGCCGAGCGCGTCTTCACCCTCATCGACGAGGAGCCCGAGACCGACGACGGCTACGTCGAGCTGGTGAACGTGCGCATGGTCGACGGCAAGCTCTCCGAGGCCGGGGAGCGCACGGGCATGTGGGCCTGGAAGCACCCCCACCACAGCGGCGAGGTCACCTACACCCCGCTGGCCGGGGACGTGCGCTTCCACGACGTGGACTTCGGCTACACCCCCGACCACACCGTGCTCCACGACGTCTCCCTCTACGCCAAGCCGGGCCAGAAGGTGGCCTTCGTGGGCGCCACCGGTGCCGGCAAGACCACCATCACCAACCTCATCAACCGCTTCTACGACATCGCCGACGGCAAGATCCGCTACGACGGCATCAACATCAACAAGATCCGCAAGGGCGACCTGCGCCGCTCCCTGGGCATCGTGCTCCAGGACGTGAACCTGTTCACCGGCACGGTGCTCGACAACATCCGCTACGGCCGGCTCAACGCCTCCGACGAGGAGTGCTTCGACGCCGCCAAGCTGGCCGGGGCCGACGACTTCATCCGCCGCCTGCCCCAGGGCTACGACACCCTGCTCACCGACAACGGCTCCCAGCTCTCCCAGGGCCAGCGCCAGCTGATCTCCATCGCCCGCGCCGCCGTGGCGGACCCGCCCGTCATGATCCTCGACGAGGCCACGAGCTCCATCGACACCCGCACCGAGGCCATCGTACAGCGCGGCATGGACGCCCTCATGAAGGGTCGCACCACCTTCGTCATCGCCCACCGCCTCTCGACGGTGCGCAACTCCGACGTGATCATCGTGCTGGACCACGGCCGCATCATCGAGCGCGGCAGCCACGACGAGCTCATCGCCAAGAAGGGCACCTACTACCAGCTCTATACCGGCGCCTTCGAGCTGGAGTAGGGGCGCTCCCTTCCGGTTGTCCGGGGAGGGGCTCATGCATCAACGGGAGTCACTTCGAGGGCCTGTGCATCTTCGGATGCACAGGCCCTCTCAGGAGGACTCCCTAACGATGCATGAGCCCCTCCCCTGCTTTGGCGAGAGCCCCTGTCGCGACGGCGCCGGTGCCGACCTCGCATTGACGCCCTTTACCACTTTTTTGTTGGAAGGCGCCGCTGCATGCGGGGGTTCGGGGGCTGATGCCGTCCGGAACCGGCTGCAGGCCGCGACGGCCGCCTTGTTGAAGGGGCCGCCCGTCCGAAAGCCATGCCAGATGGAGCGGTCGCCACGTTGAAGCGACTGACCGTCCGGATGCGGTCGCGGGCCGGGGTGGCTACCGTGCTGGAGAGACGGAGCGCCCGGGAGCGGTTCCGGGCGGGGGCGGTTTCTCGGCTGAGGCCGCAACGCCGTCCTGGAGGGGCCGCAGGCGGCGTTTTCCCGCCCGGGAGCGGTTGCGGGCGAAGGTGGTTTCCCGCTTGATTGAAGTGCCCCGCCCGGAACCGGTTGCGGGCGGATGGCCTGTGTCCCCACCCCGCCCCCTGAAACCCTAGACTGGTCGGGGACGCCCGGACCCGTCACACCACCGCCGCCCCGTAGAACCGCAAAGGAGGCTGCCATGCTTGCCGACTTCCACGTCCACACCGAGTTCTCCGACGACTCCGTCTACCCGATGGAGCAGGTGGCCGCAGACGCCTTCCGCCTGAACCTGGACGCCCTGTGCTTTTGCGACCATGTGGACTACGGCGTGAAGCCCGATGCCGGCGAGCCCTGCGACCGATTCGACCCCGACAACGGCAAGCCCGTCACTAACGTGGACTACGCCCGCTACTTTCCAGAGGTAGAGCGCGTACGAGCGCTCTTTGACGGGCGGCTGACGATACGGGCCGGGCTGGAGCTGGGCGTGCAGCGCCACACGGTGGCCCGGTACGAGGCCGTACTGGACCACTGGGGCGACCGCTTGGACTTTTGCCTGCTGTCCATCCATCAGGTGGAAGACAGAGAGTTCTGGAACGGCGACTACCAAAAGGGACGCGACCAAGACGCCGTCCACCGCGACTACTACGACGAGATGCTGGCCGTCATGGACGCCTTCGACGGCTATGACTCCGTCGCCCACTTGGACCTCATGCGCCGCTATGACCCCTTTGGGCCCGTGCCCTTCGAGCGGGTCCGAGACCAGGTGGCCGCCGTGCTCGAGCACGTCATCGCCCACGGGAAGGCCATCGAGCTCAACACGTCGTCCTGGCGCTACGGCCTCGACGACACCATGCCGTCCTCAGATGTTTTCAGGCTCTACCGCGACCTCGGCGGCACGCTCTTGACCCTGGGCTCCGACTCCCACCGGCCCTCGCACCTGGGCTCCTACCTGCGGGTGGGCCAGCGGATGCTCCGCGACCTGGGCTTCACGGAGTTCGTCACCTACGAGCGGCGCGTGCCCACGGCGCACCCCCTGGCCTTCTAAGCCCGCGCCCCCTTGGCCGGCAGCCACACCGTCACGGTGAAGGCGTTGGCGCCGTCGGCCCCCGGGCCCTGGGTGGCCCGGACGGTGCCGCCGTGGGCCCCCACGATACCGGCCGCCTGGGCGAGGCCTATGCCAAAGCCGCCGGTCTCCCGGGACCGCGCCTCGTCGGGCCGGTAGAAGCGGTCGAACACGCGCCCCAGCGCCTCCGGGTCCAGCGGCTCGGCAGGGTTGGACACCCGGAGCTCGGCGCCGCGGCGCACCCGGGCCAGGGAGAGAGTCACCTCGCCGCCGGGCAGCGCGTACTTAACGGCGTTGTCGAGCAGCACGGAGAGCAGGGTCCCCACGGCGCGGGGGTCGGCCTCCACGGACACGCCCGGCTCCACCTCGGCGCGGAGCCCGTGGCCCTCCACCGAGGCGAAGTCCGCCAGGTCGTCGGCCACCCCCGCCACGAGGGACGAGAGGTCCACGCGCTCCCGGACGGCGGCGCCCTCGTCCTCCAAGCGCGAGAGGACCACGAGGTCGTCCACGAGGCGCGCCAGCGAGTGCGCCTGCCGCGAGGCCTTCTCGATCCAGCGGTTCTCCCCCACCTCCATCTCCAGCACGCGGAGGCTCGTCACGATGACGGTGACGGGCGTCTTGAGTTCGTGGGAGGCGTCGGTGACGAAGCGCTGCTGCCGCTGGGCCGCCTGCACGAGGGGGTCGATGGCCCGGGCCGAGAAGAGCCGCACGAACAGGTAGACGAGGAGGTCGGCCGCCGCGCCCACGGCCACCGTGGCGAGCGCCGTGGTCTCGAGCGACGCCAGGCCGCCCCGGCAGTCGAGGAAGACGGCGGTGCGGCGCTGGCCGTCCTCGGTCACGAGGCAGCGGTAGCCGTCGTACCAGCTGAAGCCCGGCGACGCCGCCGAGGCCCGGCGGGCGAAGGCAACGACGTCCGCGGCGGTGACGGTCGCGACGTGGGAGAGGTCCGTGCCCACGGCGGTGCCGTCGGGGCCCACCTCCACCACGAAGTACCTGGCGGAGAAGGGCGTCTCGGGGTCGAGCCCCGCCGTGCCGCGCGGGATGGTGCCCCCGTTGGCAGCGATGACGGAGAGCACGTGGTCGGCGCGGGCGCACACGCCGTAGAGGCCGGCGCCGCTGATGGCCAGGCCCACGAGCACGATGACCACGGTGGCGGCGGCCATGGCCACGGCGACGAAGCGTCGACGCAGCCGCTCAATCACCGGCGGCCTCCCGGAGGGTGTAGCCGAGCCCCCGGATGGCCACGATGGACACCGAGGAACCCAGGGACGCCAGCTTCTTGCGCACGTTGGAGATGTGCACCCAGACGACGTTGACCTCCGCCTCGGCGTCCCAGCCCCACACGCGCTCGAGGATCTGCTCGGCGGGCGTCACCGCCCCCGGCGCCGCCATGAGCAGCTCCATCACCTGGAACTCCCGGCGCGACAGCTGCACGGAGCGGACGCCGCACGACAGCACGGAGCCGTCGAGGTCCAGCACGAGGTCGCCGAAGGACGCGGTGCGCGGCTGCCAGGGACCGCGGCGTCGCAGCATGGCGCGCACGCGGGAGAGGAGCTCGTCGGGCGAGAACGGCTTGGGCAGGTAGTCGTCGGCACCGGCGTCAAAGCCTTCGATGCGGTCGCGTGTGGCGCCCTTGGCCGTAAGCATCATTACCGGTGTGTCCACACCGGCGTCGCGGAGGCGCCGCAGCACCTCGATGCCGTCCATGGCCGGCATCATGACGTCGAGCACGATGCCGTCGTAGGCGCCGGAGAGCCCGTGGTCGAGGGCCGTGCGGCCGTCGCCCACCACCTCCACGGCGAAGTTGTTGCGCTCGAGGAACACGCCGAGCACCTCGGCGAGGTCGCGGTCGTCCTCTGCCACCAGCAGACGCATGGCACCCCCCTCTTTGCACTGCATGATGTCTTTACGCCCAATCATGGCATGGCGATTGTGCGCCATCGGCCTCAAGCGGGCCTCAAGGATCGCGCCCGCTCCGCCGCGCGCCGGACTTCAGCGCCGCGCCGCAACGCTAGACAGGCACAGTGGACCGTCAGGTTATGGACGTTTGCGGCACGTATGCGCCAAGCCCGTGCGACCGGCCACAATGGAACCTGTGACCTCACTGTGCCTCGACCGTCTCCTTGGAGGAGCCATGCCCCGTTTCTCTATCGTCATCCCGGCCTACAACGTGGAGGCCTATCTCGAGCAGTGCCTCGACAGCCTTTTGGCCCAGACCTTCGGCGACTGGGAGGCCGTGGTGGTGGACGACGCGAGCCCCGACGGCTCCGGCGCCGTCGCCGACCGCCTCGCCGCTTCCGACCCGAGGATAACGGTTGTCCACAAGGCGGCGAACGAGGGTACGCACCTTGCCCGGCGCACCGGCATGGAGCGCTGTTGCGGCGAGTACACCGTGTTCCTTGACGGCGACGACTCCCTCAAACCCGACTGCCTTGCCCTTCTTGACGAGGCGCTCTCGGCCGACCCCGTGGACTCCATTCACTGTGGCCTTGTCGCCCAGGCAGCCGGGTCCACGTCCGACGAGGCCGCCAAAGCCTTCGAGCGCTTCAACAACGAGGGCGAAGGCACCCTTGCCCGCCAGGAGCTCCTCACCCAGGTCTTCTTTGAGAGGGGTGGCTATCGCCGGGACTGGCGCGTCACCAACCATGCCTACAAAACCGAGGCGCTCAAGCGCGCCTTTGAGGCGATGACGCCCGAACGCCTCGATCGGGCGGAGGACGCCTACGAGTACCTGGTCATCTGCTCCGTCATCGAGCAGGAGGCCACCCGCAACGACATCCTCGGCTATGTCTACAACCTGGGCCGTGGCATCATCAACTACGACCGGCTCACGCCCGAGGCCTATGCCCGCGAGGCGGCCCAGTGCCAGGCCTGCATCGACGCGTCTGTCGACTTCGCCCGCATGTCGGGAGACGAGGCCTTGGCGGAGGCGGCGTCCGGCGCCAAGGTGAAGCTCGCCGAGATCGTCACCAACGACTGGCAGAACCGCGTCGCCCCCGAAGACCAGGCCAAGGCGGCCGAGCTCATCGCCTCCGTGCTCGGCCCCAACGAGGTTGCCGCAAACCTCGCGCGGCTCGCACGCGACGGCGCCTACCGTCTGTGGGATACCGACGTCTCGCTGGCTGACGACCCGTCGGTGGAGCGCACCTTCAACCTCGCCTTGGAGCTCTCCGACACGGCACACGTCGCCGACGACGCCCGGGCACGCCTTGACGCCGCCGTCGCCGCCGCCGCCAGCCACATCGGCGATTTGCGCCGCCGCGATGCGGAGCGCGCCGAGCGGGACCTCCTGGCCGACTACGACGCCCAGAAGGTGCGCATCCTCGTCTCGGCCCACCGCGACTTCGCCCGCTTTGACGCCAAGAGCCTCCAGATGATCCAGGTGGGCTGCGCCGTCAACGGGGGCCGCCTGCCCGACATGCTCCACGACGACGAGGGCGACAACGACTCCGGGCTCAACAAGATGCTCTGCGAGATGACGGCCCAGTACTGGGCCTGGAAGCACGTGACCGACGCCGAGTACGTGGGCTTCTGCCACTACCGCCGCTACTTCAACTTCTCCGACACCCGCTACGAGGAGAACGGCTGGGGCGAGGTCATGGCCGGCACCATCGACGAGGCCGCCCAGAGGAGGTTCGGCCTCGACGACGCCTCCATCGCCCGGGCGATCGAGGGCTACGACATCGTCACCGCCCCCATGCAGGACATCCGCTCCCTCCCTGCCCCCTACACCACGCCGGCCGAGCAGTACGCCGACGCCCCCAAGCTCCACATCGACGACCTTATCCTGTGCGGCGAGGTCGTCAAGGAGCTCCACCCCGACTACGCCCAGGACGTGGACGCCTACCTCAACGGCCACACCTCGTGCTTCTGCAACATGTACATCATGCGCACGGAGCTGTTCCGCGAGTACGCCGAGTGGGTGTTCCCCATCCTCGACCGCTGCATCGACGCCATCGACTTCTCCCACTACTCCGTGGAGGGCGTGCGCACCCCGGGACACCTTGCCGAGCGCCTGCTCAACATCTACCTGATCCACGGAGAGCGCGTGGGCCGCGGCTGGAAGACCAAGGAGCTCCAGGTGGTGCACTTCCAGGACCCGGCACCCCGCCCGGCCCCGCGGCCCCTCCCCCTGGAGACGCCCGTACGCTCCACCATCCCGGTGGTCTTTGCCGCCGACAACAACTACGTGCCCATGGTGTCCACCACCATCGTCTCGATGCTCGAGAACGCGGACCCCGCCTACCGCTACGACGTCATCGTGCTCACGAGCGACATCTCCGGCGAGAACCGCGCCGAGATGGGCGCCGTGATGGCCCGCTACCCCCATGCCCACCTGCGCTTCCTCGACGTGGCAGACATCGTCGAGAAGTACGACCTCACCACGAGCAACGCCCACATCTCCAACGAGACCTACTACCGCTTCCTGATCCAGGAGCTGCTCCCCTTCTACACCAAGGTGCTCTACCTCGACTCCGACCTCGTGGTCACCGGAGACGTGGCCGAGCTCTACCACACCGACGTCACCGGCAACCTACTGGCCGCCGCCCGCGACGTCGACTTCCTCGGCAACCTCAACATGCCCGACGGCAAGCGCATGGCCTATGCCGAGGACGTCCTCGGGATGCGCGACCCCTACGACTACTTCCAGGCCGGCGTGCTGCTGCTCAACACCGGGGAGATGCGGCAGTTCATGAGCATGGAGCAGTGGCTCGAGGCCGCGTCGGACCCCACCCTCATCTACAACGACCAGGACGTGCTCAACCGCTGCTGCGAGGGGCGCGTGACCTACCTCGACAACGCCTGGAACGTGATGATCGACTGCGATGGCCGCATCGGGCGCATCTTCTCGTTTGCCCCGGCACCTGTATTCGACGCCTTCCTGCGCGCCCGCGGCAACGCCCTCGTCACCCATTACGCCGGGTTCCAGAAGCCTTGGACCATGGTGGGTTGCGACAAGGCCGAGCTCTACTGGGAGTACGCCCGCAAGACGCCGTTCTACGAGCGCCTCATCGCCCAGCTGGCCGCCGCGGTGACCCACGTCGACCTCGGTGGCAAGCGCATCTCCTGGCAACCGCCCAAGGCGATCGGCGAGAACAACCCCATCCGCAAGCTCGTTGACCCCATCATGCCCTACGGCACGCGCCGTCGCGAGGTCATGAAGTCCATCGGGCGCACGGTGCGCGGACTGAACTAAGGCGCCCATAAAGCCAGGCACACGAAGGCGGGCCCCTCGGCAGAGGGGCCCGCCTTTTCCTTGGAACGGAAGGCGTTCCGCCATCACACGGGCAGCCTCGGTTCAGCCGAGCGCCTCGATGCGGTAGAGGCGCATGTCGCCTTCGGAAAGCACCTCGGTAAAGCCCGGCGTGGTCGGGCCCACGGCGTCGATGCCCGCCCAGTTGTCGTGGCGGTAGGTGTGGTACATGCCGGCACCGTCGAGGTTGCCCTGATCGAGCTGCAGGACATAGTGAGCACCCGTCTCGGCCACTGCCCGCTGGACCTCCGGGTCGGCGGCATAGCGGTCGAGGTGCTCACGAAGCTCGGGGTGGGCGTCCGAGTCGCGCTTCCAGAGCACGTCGAGGTCATCGAGACCGTAGAGCAGGCAGCTCCCGTCATCTGGCACGTTGAGCACCACGGCATCTCCCACCTCGGCCTTGACCCGTGCCGCAAAGGCGCGCTCGTCCGCAGGCAGCACGCGGTCGAGATTTTGCACCGTGGCACGGGCCACGCGGTCCTCCCAGTAGCCGAACGCGCCCACGTGGTCTCCCGCCCCGTAGACCGCGACCGCGGGCGCGAGGACCATGGCGGAGAAAAGGCCGGCCAAGGCCAGCGACGAGGCCCATCGGGCCACGCACCCAAACTCCCGACGTCCCACCAGCACAGACCACGCGCGGTCGAGGAAGACGGGCACCACGGCCATAGAGGCAACGACGACGAGCGCCCCCATGCGCAGGGGCTCGGTGTACCAGAACCCCGAGAGCAGGTGCTTGAGGAGCCCCTCCGAGGAGGCCGTGGCCACATACCCTGCGGCGAAGATGGCGTAGGGGGCGACGAGCCATCGGAAGCGCCTCTCGGCGAGGCAAACGACGAGCCCCAGGGCCACGGCCGCGCCCAGAAGCGGCTGGGCCACATCGGCCGCGGAGGGCGAGAGGAGCAGGAGGTTCGCCATGGCCTGCTCGGGCGAGGCGAAGGCGTCCCACTGGTAGTGGACGAGCGACTGCAGAAACGGCAGCTTGTAGCAGACTGCCCAGAGGACGACCGCACAGGCCGCCACCACGGCCGCCTCCCGGCGCCTTGCGGCCTGAAACAGCGAGAAGCAGGCGTAGGAGACCCCAAAGACCCCGAGGGCAAAGACAGCGCTCGTCTGCGAGAGGGCCAGCGTCACAAAGGCGATGGCGAGGAGCACAGACAGGGTGCCGAGCCCTGTGCCGCGCCCCGCGAGAAACCGGGAGTCCGCCCGGCGCGTCCCGTCCGTCGCCGTCTCGGCACCCGTCAGGTCGTCGACGAAGGCCATGGCCACGGCAACCGCGGCGGGAAGCAGGGCCATGGAGAGCACCACGGGATACCACGTGCCACCCACGACGCACGAGACCGGGAAGGCCGCGAACATGACCGGCACCAAGCACCCCATGGCCAGGAGCCGCGGGCGACGCCCATAGAGCCGCTCGAAAAAGACCAAGGTGGAGAGGGGCAGCACCAAGCCGCACACGAAGAGGATCGACCCGTTCGTGGCCGCCACCACGTCGGTGCCTACAAGCTCCATGGCAAGGGTCGCCACCACATGCCAGGCGGCCGGGTAGAACGACGGCGCCCCCTGCAGGACAGTCCCCTCCCCCGCCGCCCGGTAGATGCCCTGGGACACCGACGACAGGTCACCCGAGGCAGCCATGGCATGGACGAGGTTGACGTGGTAGACGCCGTCATAGCCTTGAATGAGGTCGTAGGCGCCGGCCATGGGGGCAAAGAGCACGCGCCAGGTCACGACGAGGCCGCAGGCGCCGTACAGCGCGGCGATGATCCAAGGAGCCAAGTCGCGGCCCTCTGGACGGCGAAGGGATGGCCGGGTGTCCTCCAACCCCCGTGCGCACCGCGCGGCCAGAAGCACGCCGAGCAGGGCGGCCGGCACGAAGACCATAGTCACCGGGTTTCCCGGAACCGAGAGCAAGCCGTAGACGGTACCCAAGGCCGCCAGCAGCCCGTAGGATCCCAAAGGTGCCAGCAGCAGGGTCTTGAGCCGGCAGCCGAGCAGGGGCGCCAGCGCCAGGAAGCCCAGGCCGTAGACCACCACCGCCTCGACGAGGCAGACCTTGAGCACGCAGATCACGCTCCTCTCAGAAGACCGTTCGAGCCGGGGCCTCTCCTGCGCCGGCGGCGTCGGAGGCCCCGTCGCGACCGGGCCCCTGGCTCTTCTCGGCGGCCTGCTCCTTGGCCACAGGCATGGGCTCAATGGCATAGAGGGCCATGTTGCCGTCGGAGAGCACCAGCTTAAAGCCCGGCGTATCGGGCGTGACAGAGGCGATGCCCACCCAGTCTTCCGGCCGGTTGCGCTCGTAGTCGGCGTAGTTGGCACCCTCGGGCCCCTTGACCGAAAGCTGCAGCACATACTTGGCGCCAGTCTCCTCCACAGCCTTCTGGACCTCGGGGCTCTCGGCATACTCGTTGAGACGGAGCCTCAAGGCCTGGCTCGTCTCAGAGTCCGGTCCTGTGAGCTCGCGCTTGTAGAACACGTTGGCGTCGTCGATGGGGTAGGCGTACATGGAGCCGTCGAGAGGGATGTTGAGGATGAGGTCGTCGTGACCGGTTATGGCGACGACCCTCCGCATGAAGCCCGCATCGTCCTTGCGATAGAACAGCGCATGATAGGGGTCGGAGACCCACTGAAGCTCCCACTCCTGCCAGGCGAACGCCCCACCGGGAAGGTCTTCGGACGGGCTGAGGTAAGGACGGCCCTCGTCCTTTGGATAGGAGCTGACGGCCAGGGCCTCGCCGTAGTTGCCAGCGGAGAAAGCGGCGCAGACAACGGCCGCAACGGCCCACGGGACCGCCTTGGGAAGCGTGCACTCGCCCCTGCGCCCCCAAGCCTTTCTAAGAAGCGCCGTCACACCGCTGAACAGCGCATAGAGGCCAAAGGCGGCCACGATGGAGGCCCATAGGCCCACAAGGGCGGCCGTCCGGTCGGGATCGGTGTAGAAGAAGCCGGCAAAGATGCGCTTGACCGTGGGCGAGCCTGCCGCGTTTCCAAGGAAGATCGCGGCAA
This genomic window contains:
- a CDS encoding DUF4422 domain-containing protein, producing the protein MPRFSIVIPAYNVEAYLEQCLDSLLAQTFGDWEAVVVDDASPDGSGAVADRLAASDPRITVVHKAANEGTHLARRTGMERCCGEYTVFLDGDDSLKPDCLALLDEALSADPVDSIHCGLVAQAAGSTSDEAAKAFERFNNEGEGTLARQELLTQVFFERGGYRRDWRVTNHAYKTEALKRAFEAMTPERLDRAEDAYEYLVICSVIEQEATRNDILGYVYNLGRGIINYDRLTPEAYAREAAQCQACIDASVDFARMSGDEALAEAASGAKVKLAEIVTNDWQNRVAPEDQAKAAELIASVLGPNEVAANLARLARDGAYRLWDTDVSLADDPSVERTFNLALELSDTAHVADDARARLDAAVAAAASHIGDLRRRDAERAERDLLADYDAQKVRILVSAHRDFARFDAKSLQMIQVGCAVNGGRLPDMLHDDEGDNDSGLNKMLCEMTAQYWAWKHVTDAEYVGFCHYRRYFNFSDTRYEENGWGEVMAGTIDEAAQRRFGLDDASIARAIEGYDIVTAPMQDIRSLPAPYTTPAEQYADAPKLHIDDLILCGEVVKELHPDYAQDVDAYLNGHTSCFCNMYIMRTELFREYAEWVFPILDRCIDAIDFSHYSVEGVRTPGHLAERLLNIYLIHGERVGRGWKTKELQVVHFQDPAPRPAPRPLPLETPVRSTIPVVFAADNNYVPMVSTTIVSMLENADPAYRYDVIVLTSDISGENRAEMGAVMARYPHAHLRFLDVADIVEKYDLTTSNAHISNETYYRFLIQELLPFYTKVLYLDSDLVVTGDVAELYHTDVTGNLLAAARDVDFLGNLNMPDGKRMAYAEDVLGMRDPYDYFQAGVLLLNTGEMRQFMSMEQWLEAASDPTLIYNDQDVLNRCCEGRVTYLDNAWNVMIDCDGRIGRIFSFAPAPVFDAFLRARGNALVTHYAGFQKPWTMVGCDKAELYWEYARKTPFYERLIAQLAAAVTHVDLGGKRISWQPPKAIGENNPIRKLVDPIMPYGTRRREVMKSIGRTVRGLN
- a CDS encoding DUF6541 family protein; the protein is MLKVCLVEAVVVYGLGFLALAPLLGCRLKTLLLAPLGSYGLLAALGTVYGLLSVPGNPVTMVFVPAALLGVLLAARCARGLEDTRPSLRRPEGRDLAPWIIAALYGACGLVVTWRVLFAPMAGAYDLIQGYDGVYHVNLVHAMAASGDLSSVSQGIYRAAGEGTVLQGAPSFYPAAWHVVATLAMELVGTDVVAATNGSILFVCGLVLPLSTLVFFERLYGRRPRLLAMGCLVPVMFAAFPVSCVVGGTWYPVVLSMALLPAAVAVAMAFVDDLTGAETATDGTRRADSRFLAGRGTGLGTLSVLLAIAFVTLALSQTSAVFALGVFGVSYACFSLFQAARRREAAVVAACAVVLWAVCYKLPFLQSLVHYQWDAFASPEQAMANLLLLSPSAADVAQPLLGAAVALGLVVCLAERRFRWLVAPYAIFAAGYVATASSEGLLKHLLSGFWYTEPLRMGALVVVASMAVVPVFLDRAWSVLVGRREFGCVARWASSLALAGLFSAMVLAPAVAVYGAGDHVGAFGYWEDRVARATVQNLDRVLPADERAFAARVKAEVGDAVVLNVPDDGSCLLYGLDDLDVLWKRDSDAHPELREHLDRYAADPEVQRAVAETGAHYVLQLDQGNLDGAGMYHTYRHDNWAGIDAVGPTTPGFTEVLSEGDMRLYRIEALG